A genomic stretch from Edaphobacter aggregans includes:
- a CDS encoding DUF1348 family protein produces MTTASPSPLVPPFTRETAILKVRAAEDGWNSRDPQRVSLAYTVDSVWRNRSEFVTGREEIVGFLTRKWARELEYRLIKELWAFDGDRIAVRFCYECHDADGQWFRSYGNENWEFDEKGLMKRRHASINDLAIAESDRLFRWPIGRRPDDHRGLSALGL; encoded by the coding sequence ATGACAACAGCTTCGCCTTCGCCCCTCGTTCCGCCATTTACACGCGAGACAGCCATTTTGAAGGTGCGTGCCGCTGAAGATGGTTGGAACTCTCGTGATCCGCAGCGTGTTTCGCTGGCTTATACGGTGGACAGTGTTTGGCGCAACCGGTCGGAGTTTGTTACGGGCAGGGAGGAGATAGTTGGATTTTTGACGAGGAAATGGGCGCGGGAGTTGGAGTACAGACTGATCAAAGAGCTGTGGGCGTTTGATGGGGACAGGATTGCGGTGCGGTTCTGTTATGAGTGCCATGATGCCGATGGGCAGTGGTTTCGGTCGTATGGGAATGAGAACTGGGAGTTCGATGAGAAGGGATTGATGAAGCGGCGTCATGCGAGCATCAACGATCTGGCGATTGCGGAGTCGGACAGGCTGTTTCGTTGGCCGATTGGGCGGCGGCCGGATGATCATCGGGGGCTTAGTGCGCTTGGGCTTTAG
- the mscL gene encoding large conductance mechanosensitive channel protein MscL translates to MIKGFRDFILRGNVIDLAVAVIIGAAFSNITKSLVEDIITPLLGATIGQPDFRNVVFHIGVTPIRYGSFITAVINFLIIAFVIYFFLVLPVQKLLARIKGPEAVANKTCPECLSEIPAAATRCKFCGQPVQSLSTT, encoded by the coding sequence GTGATCAAAGGCTTTCGCGACTTCATCCTCCGTGGCAACGTCATCGATCTGGCCGTCGCCGTCATCATCGGTGCCGCCTTCTCCAACATCACCAAATCTCTCGTTGAAGACATCATCACCCCACTCCTCGGCGCCACCATTGGCCAGCCCGACTTCAGAAATGTTGTCTTCCACATCGGCGTTACACCTATCCGATACGGCAGCTTCATCACAGCCGTCATCAACTTCCTGATCATTGCCTTCGTCATCTACTTCTTCCTCGTACTTCCCGTGCAGAAGCTGCTCGCCCGCATCAAGGGCCCCGAAGCCGTCGCCAACAAAACCTGCCCTGAGTGCCTCTCCGAGATCCCCGCCGCCGCCACTCGCTGCAAGTTCTGCGGACAGCCGGTCCAGTCCCTCTCGACGACATAG
- a CDS encoding permease translates to MTRPWFNPRIPSLLRGSILVLVSLSISLLLSHFPHNHATMLLAIPALTATAGTIDTVRCLQGPWSFYHAGVILFVYMDLMALCMILFFLLYPYAHWITSSQ, encoded by the coding sequence GTGACTCGCCCCTGGTTCAACCCGCGTATTCCGTCGCTTCTCCGAGGAAGCATCCTCGTCCTCGTCAGCCTCTCGATATCCCTGTTGCTCTCGCACTTCCCTCATAACCACGCCACCATGCTGCTGGCCATTCCCGCTCTTACCGCAACTGCAGGCACCATCGACACGGTCCGTTGTCTGCAAGGGCCCTGGAGCTTCTACCACGCCGGCGTCATTCTCTTCGTCTACATGGATCTCATGGCTCTCTGCATGATCCTCTTCTTCCTCCTCTACCCCTACGCCCACTGGATCACCTCCTCCCAATAA